A stretch of DNA from Tsuneonella amylolytica:
TTCAACCGCCACAGCAAGTCGGGCAAACCCTACACCCCGCAGGACCGGGCATCCGACTACGCCGCCGTCCGCGCCGCGCACGGGGAGGAGATCGCGATGGTGACGACGTGGGCGGGGCGGGTGGCCGAAACGCTGGGAATCGGCCTCGACCCGCCGGGCCGCCTCGCTCAGGCGGGATCGTAGCCGAAGCGTTCGATCCAAGGGTCCAGGATGGGCAGGACCGGCTCGAAATACGCGGCATAGGGGCGCCACTGGCCCGACCCGTCGTAAAGGCCCTGGCGAACCTGCCCGGCGCTGGCGGTGGACACGCCGCGCCGCTTGGCCGTCATGTCGAACCGGCGCACATCCTCGGACCAGTCGAGCCCGGCGAAGGCGCACAGCGCGCGGGTCTCGGTTTCGAAATCACGCACCACGGACTCGTAGCGGACGACGTGGGCGGCGACGGGCAGGCGATCGAGCGCCCTATCGGTCAGTGTCATCATCGCATCGTAATGCCGCGCCGCCCGCTCCAGCGTGACGTATTCGAGCGTGCCGCTCGTCATCGCGAACAGCGTGCGGAAACAGCTCCACACGACATCGCGCGGATCGCGCCGCATGACAAGCACGCGCGCGTCGGGAAACATGCGCGCGATGAAAGGGAGGCGGGTGGCCTTCAGCGGGTCCATGTCGACGAACGTCGCGGACGCGGGCGCGATGCCGCCGCTGCGGGCGACGGCCCAGTAGGCGGCCTGGAGTTCGCAGACGCTTTCGCCGTCTAGCTGCGCGAACGACTGCAACCCGTTCGCGATCGCCGCCCGGTCGCCGGTCAGGAAGGCCTCGTCCGCATCGCGGAAGGTCGGCCATTCCTCCAGCGCCGCGACACCGGGGAGCGAGGCGAGGATGTTCTCGACGAGCGTGGTGCCAGACCGGGGATAGCCGATGAGGAAGAGATGCCGGCCCGCCCGTGCGGGCGTCCGGTCGGGAACGGCGGCGGCTGCGGGGGGAGTGACGCCATCAGTGGCCAGCGCCCCCGAGATCGCCTCGACGAAGGCGGTGTGCCCCGGCATCCCGGCGTCCTGCGGAGCGTTGACCGCCGCGAAGTCCGCCTTCGACAGCGAGAACGCGCGATAGGCCTCGTCCGGCCGGCCGAGTTTCTCGAAGATGCGGCCGAGGGTGTTCGCCGCGACCGACCGCTGCTGCCCGGTCTGCGCCGTTTCGACAACGGGCTGCACTGCGGCGAGAGCCCCTGCCGGATCGCCGGTCTCGAGCAGGGCGGAGCCCAACGCCGAGACGGCGACGAGGTTCGCCGGATCGAGCGCGAGCGCGCGGTTCGCAGCCTCGATGGCGGAGGCGGTGTCTCCGTCGCGCGCGGCCTGGCTCGCCACACCGGCGTGTGCCGCCGCATTGCCGGGGGCGAGGGCGGCGGCGCGGGCGAAGCTGTCGCGCGCGGCCGTCGACGAACCGCCCGCCGCCAGGATCGCGCCGCGCTCCAGCCAGGCGTCGGGATAATCGGGGGCGATGGCGATGGCCGCGTCGCACAGCCGGACCGCTTCCGACAGCCGACCCTGCTGGCGGCGGCGGATGGCAACGCCGGTGAGGATGCCGGGA
This window harbors:
- a CDS encoding tetratricopeptide repeat-containing sulfotransferase family protein — protein: MTISLSLAAQDAERALAAGSTDPYDLLVAGLGRVDAGDEAGGDALLDRAHLAAPGDPGILTGVAIRRRQQGRLSEAVRLCDAAIAIAPDYPDAWLERGAILAAGGSSTAARDSFARAAALAPGNAAAHAGVASQAARDGDTASAIEAANRALALDPANLVAVSALGSALLETGDPAGALAAVQPVVETAQTGQQRSVAANTLGRIFEKLGRPDEAYRAFSLSKADFAAVNAPQDAGMPGHTAFVEAISGALATDGVTPPAAAAVPDRTPARAGRHLFLIGYPRSGTTLVENILASLPGVAALEEWPTFRDADEAFLTGDRAAIANGLQSFAQLDGESVCELQAAYWAVARSGGIAPASATFVDMDPLKATRLPFIARMFPDARVLVMRRDPRDVVWSCFRTLFAMTSGTLEYVTLERAARHYDAMMTLTDRALDRLPVAAHVVRYESVVRDFETETRALCAFAGLDWSEDVRRFDMTAKRRGVSTASAGQVRQGLYDGSGQWRPYAAYFEPVLPILDPWIERFGYDPA